Proteins from one Choloepus didactylus isolate mChoDid1 chromosome 4, mChoDid1.pri, whole genome shotgun sequence genomic window:
- the LRP10 gene encoding low-density lipoprotein receptor-related protein 10 has product MLPASLIFLLLGGALAHLNRIIFPNRACEDPPAVLLEVQGTLQRPLGRDSRSSPVSCTWLILGSKEQTVTVRFQRLHLACGSERLILHSPLQPLISLCEAPASPLQLPGGNVTITYSYAGGRAPMGQGFLLTYSQDWLMCLQEEFQCLNHRCVPWAQRCDGVDACGDGSDEAGCRSEPFLGLTPAPIPTLPCNCTLEDFYGVFSSPGYSHLASASHPQSCLWLLDPHDGRRLAVHFTALDLGYGDAVHVYDGAGPPETPRLLRSLTYFSNGKAVTVETLSGQAVVAYHTVAWSSGRGFNATYHVRGYCLPWDRPCGSGSSLGGSEGPGERCYSEAQRCDGSWDCADGTDEENCPGCPLGHYPCGAAGTPGATACYLPADRCNYQTFCADGADERRCRHCQPGNFRCRDEKCVYETWVCDGQPDCADGSDEWDCSYALPRKVITAAVIGSLVCGLLLVIALGCTCKLYAIRTQEYSIFAPLSRMEAEIVQQQAPPSYGQLIAQGAIPPVEDFPTENPNDNSVLGNLRSLLQILRQDMTPGGNPGTRRRQRGRSVRRLVRRLRRWGLLPRTNPQARAPETRSQVTPSSPPLEALDGSTGPAREGGAVGGQDGEEAPPLPVKSPLSSASTSPALPALPEASGSLPSVPLEPSLLSGVVQALRGRLLPGLRPPGPSWTPPGPHTAVLSPEDEDDVLLLPLSEPEVWVVEAEDEPLLA; this is encoded by the exons ATGCTGCCGGCCAGCCTCATCTTCCTCCTTCTGG GGGGCGCTCTGGCCCATCTAAACCGGATCATTTTCCCAAATCgtg CCTGTGAGGACCCCCCAGCAGTGCTCTTGGAAGTGCAGGGCACCTTACAGAGGCCCCTGGGCCGGGACAGCCGCAGTTCCCCTGTCAGCTGCACCTGGCTCATTCTGGGCAGCAAGGAACAAACTGTAACAGTCAG GTTCCAGAGGCTTCACCTGGCCTGTGGTTCAGAGCGCCTAATCCTGCATTCCCCTCTCCAGCCACTCATCTCCCTGTGCGAGGCACCTGCCAGCCCCCTGCAGCTGCCCGGGGGCAACGTCACCATCACTTACAGCTATGCCGGGGGCAGAGCACCCATGGGCCAGGGCTTCCTGCTCACCTACAGCCAAG ATTGGCTGATGTGCCTGCAGGAAGAGTTCCAGTGCCTAAACCACCGCTGTGTGCCCTGGGCCCAGCGCTGCGATGGGGTCGATGCATGTGGGGATGGCTCCGATGAGGCAGGCTGCCGCTCAGAACCCTTCCTTGGCCTGACCCCAGCCCCTATCCCCACTCTGCCCTGCAATTGCACTTTGGAGGATTTCTATGGGGTCTTTTCCTCCCCTGGATATTCACACCTGGCCTCAGCCTCCCACCCCCAGTCCTGCCTCTGGCTTCTGGACCCTCATGATGGCCGGCGACTGGCAGTGCACTTCACAGCCCTGGATCTGGGCTATGGGGATGCAGTGCATGTATATGATGGTGCTGGTCCCCCTGAAACCCCCCGGCTGTTGCGCAGCCTCACCTACTTCAGCAATGGCAAGGCTGTCACTGTGGAGACGCTGTCTGGCCAGGCTGTTGTGGCCTACCACACAGTCGCTTGGAGCAGTGGTCGGGGGTTCAATGCCACGTACCACGTGCGGGGCTACTGCTTGCCTTGGGACCGACCCTGCGGCTCAGGCTCCAGTCTGGGGGGCAGTGAGGGCCCAGGTGAGCGCTGCTACAGCGAAGCGCAGCGCTGTGATGGCTCATGGGACTGTGCTGATGGCACAGACGAGGAGAACTGCCCCGGCTGCCCACTTGGACATTATCCCTGCGGGGCTGCTGGCACCCCTGGTGCCACAGCCTGCTACCTGCCTGCTGACCGCTGCAACTACCAGACCTTCTGTGCAGATGGAGCAGATGAGAGACGCTGCCGACACTGCCAGCCTGGCAATTTCCGATGCCGGGATGAGAAGTGTGTGTATGAGACGTGGGTGTGCGATGGACAGCCAGACTGTGCCGACGGCAGTGATGAGTGGGACTGCTCCTATGCCCTGCCCCGCAAGGTCATCACAGCCGCCGTCATTGGCAGCCTGGTGTGTGGCCTCCTGCTGGTCATCGCCCTGGGCTGCACCTGCAAGCTCTATGCCATACGTACCCAGGAGTACAG CATCTTTGCTCCCCTCTCCCGGATGGAGGCCGAGATTGTGCAACAGCAGGCACCCCCCTCCTATGGACAGCTCATTGCCCAGGGTGCCATTCCACCTGTAGAGGACTTCCCTACAGAGAACCCAAATGAT AACTCAGTACTGGGCAACCTGCGTTCGCTGCTACAGATCTTACGCCAAGATATGACTCCAGGGGGTAATCCAGGCACCCGCCGCCGCCAGCGGGGCCGCTCAGTGCGCCGCTTGGTACGCCGTCTCCGCCGCTGGGGCTTGCTTCCTCGAACCAACCCCCAAGCCCGGGCCCCTGAGACCAGATCCCAGGTCactccttcttctcctccccttGAGGCCCTGGATGGTAGCACAGGTCCAGCCCGGGAGGGTGGGGCGGTAGGTGGGCAGGATGGGGAGGAGGCACCTCCACTGCCCGTCAAGTCCCCCCTTTCATCTGCCAGCACGTCCCCAGCCCTCCCTGCTCTCCCCGAGGCCTCAGGGTCCCTGCCCTCAGTACCCCTAGAGCCATCACTGCTGTCTGGAGTGGTGCAGGCCTTGCGGGGCCGCCTCCTGCCTGGCCTGCGGCCCCCAGGGCCATCCTGGACCCCACCTGGACCCCACACTGCAGTCCTGTCCCCAGAGGATGAGGACGACGTGCTTCTGCTGCCACTGTCAGAGCCGGAGGTCTGGGTGGTTGAGGCGGAGGATGAGCCACTGCTTGCCTGA
- the REM2 gene encoding GTP-binding protein REM 2 isoform X1 — protein sequence MHTDPDTDMDTDTETAALCPSGSHRASPPGTPTPETDATLLKKPEKLLAGLDRGGPPLIPGAPRRRGSMPVPYKHLLRRAQAVDELDWPPQASSSGSSDSLGSGEAAPNSKDGIFKVMLVGESGVGKSTLAGTFGGLQGDSTHDPENPEDTYERRIMVDKEEVTLVVYDIWEQGDAGGWLRDHCLQTGDAFLIVFSVTDRRSFSKVPETLLRLRAGRPHHDLPVILVGNKSDLARSREVSLEEGRHLAGTLSCKHIETSAALHHNTRELFEGAVRQIRLRRDRSRTGAQRPEQGSPEGPAPPARRESLTKKAKRFLANLVPRNAKFFKQRSRSCHDLSVL from the exons ATGCATACGGACCCCGACACTGACATGGACACGGACACAGAGACTGCAGCACTCTGCCCCTCGGGCAGCCACCGGGCCTCCCCTCCCGGGACACCCACACCAG AAACAGATGCCACTCTGCTGAAGAAGCCAGAGAAACTGCTGGCAGGGCTGGACCGGGGCGGGCCACCCCTTATCCCAGGGGCCCCCAGACGAAGAGGCAGTATGCCTGTTCCCTACAAGCACCTGCTGCGGCGGGCCCAGGCTGTAGATGAGCTTGACTGGCCACCCCAGGCCTCCTCCTCTGGCTCCTCTGACTCCCTGGGCTCAGGGGAGGCAGCCCCCAACTCAAAGGATGGCATCTTCAAGGTCATGCTGGTAGGGGAGAGCGGCGTGGGCAAGAGTACCCTGGCAGGCACTTTCGGCGGTCTCCAGGGAGACAGTACTCATGACCCCGAGAACCCAG AGGACACCTATGAGAGACGCATCATGGTGGATAAGGAAGAAGTGACTCTCGTTGTGTATGACATCTGGGAACAG GGGGATGCAGGGGGGTGGCTGCGGGACCACTGCCTTCAGACCGGAGATGCCTTTCTCATCGTCTTCTCAGTCACCGACCGACGAAGCTtctccaaagttccagagaccctACTAAGGCTCCGGGCTGGAAGGCCCCACCACGACTTGCCTGTCATCCTTGTCGGCAACAAGAGCGACCTGGCCCGCTCCCGGGAGGTCTCACTGGAGG AGGGCCGCCACCTCGCCGGGACGTTAAGCTGCAAGCACATCGAGACGTCGGCCGCGCTGCACCACAACACGCGGGAGCTCTTCGAGGGCGCAGTGCGCCAGATTCGGCTGCGGCGGGACCGGAGCCGCACCGGGGCCCAGCGGCCGGAACAGGGCAGTCCCGAGGGCCCCGCGCCGCCCGCGCGCCGCGAGAGCCTCACCAAGAAGGCCAAGCGCTTCCTCGCCAACCTGGTGCCGCGCAACGCCAAGTTCTTCAAGCAGCGCTCCAGGTCGTGCCACGACCTCTCCGTGCTTTGA
- the REM2 gene encoding GTP-binding protein REM 2 isoform X2, producing the protein MHTDPDTDMDTDTETAALCPSGSHRASPPGTPTPEDTYERRIMVDKEEVTLVVYDIWEQGDAGGWLRDHCLQTGDAFLIVFSVTDRRSFSKVPETLLRLRAGRPHHDLPVILVGNKSDLARSREVSLEEGRHLAGTLSCKHIETSAALHHNTRELFEGAVRQIRLRRDRSRTGAQRPEQGSPEGPAPPARRESLTKKAKRFLANLVPRNAKFFKQRSRSCHDLSVL; encoded by the exons ATGCATACGGACCCCGACACTGACATGGACACGGACACAGAGACTGCAGCACTCTGCCCCTCGGGCAGCCACCGGGCCTCCCCTCCCGGGACACCCACACCAG AGGACACCTATGAGAGACGCATCATGGTGGATAAGGAAGAAGTGACTCTCGTTGTGTATGACATCTGGGAACAG GGGGATGCAGGGGGGTGGCTGCGGGACCACTGCCTTCAGACCGGAGATGCCTTTCTCATCGTCTTCTCAGTCACCGACCGACGAAGCTtctccaaagttccagagaccctACTAAGGCTCCGGGCTGGAAGGCCCCACCACGACTTGCCTGTCATCCTTGTCGGCAACAAGAGCGACCTGGCCCGCTCCCGGGAGGTCTCACTGGAGG AGGGCCGCCACCTCGCCGGGACGTTAAGCTGCAAGCACATCGAGACGTCGGCCGCGCTGCACCACAACACGCGGGAGCTCTTCGAGGGCGCAGTGCGCCAGATTCGGCTGCGGCGGGACCGGAGCCGCACCGGGGCCCAGCGGCCGGAACAGGGCAGTCCCGAGGGCCCCGCGCCGCCCGCGCGCCGCGAGAGCCTCACCAAGAAGGCCAAGCGCTTCCTCGCCAACCTGGTGCCGCGCAACGCCAAGTTCTTCAAGCAGCGCTCCAGGTCGTGCCACGACCTCTCCGTGCTTTGA